One Citrus sinensis cultivar Valencia sweet orange chromosome 5, DVS_A1.0, whole genome shotgun sequence genomic window, ttgtcatcatcatcattcttTATATACACACACGGGCACACAAAGAGAACTAATCAAgattcaatcaaattcaaaaggGTACGCAAAATATTAGGCAAAGCTCAAGATGTTTTCTTGAGTCAATAAAGATAAGGCCAATAATGAATCACAAGctcaaatttttcaagagAAAGGAACAATCttgaattattgaaataatagaaatagATCAAATGATCAACTTTTCAACAAGACGGAGGATGATGGAAAGGGAAGGGATATAAATAGACATAAAAGGGTTGtcttgaaaataaagaaaaaaaatgaaaccaaAAGCCAACTTTTTAGATAGAGGGAGACAGAAATAGAGTCAACaaagagaaaggaaataaaatgaatttatatcaTATGTTGGAATTTATGAGCTCAATGGATCAAGAAGCCAAATTATTGACATGGgtaatcaagaaaaataaaaaatggatcaaaatgaaaattgaaaagatatTGAGGCTTTGCGAGAAACAAATGAACGATATGGgttgtcattttctttgtgtACCATCCTacagttaaaaaaagaagaaatccaAATGGGTAAAGTTTGAAATCTTCAAAGCCAAGACAGACAAAGCCAATGATGATGTACACATGGAGAGATTTCACTCGAGCATGTGAGGATACACAATCCgaagatatttatttatttatttatgtgtaTCATGTATTTGTGTACATGCATTTGAGATTCTGATCTTCAGCCGACCGCGTGGTTTGAAAGTCGTAgccttaattttaattcacaaaagaaaaaagcagtGACGGCTATTCGCATACCTGTCATTTCTCCGAAGTACCTGCCAATATCCTGCCGTCTATTGTGTCCGGTATTATGACgaaataattgaaaactaTGATAAAAGGTTTGAGATTGGTAACAAATAATAAGAGGGGTTGTGCCAATAAATGTATATACCGAATGTACTGTAGTATTTGCTGTTGTAATTGATATGATAAAGTAATTGAAAGCCACGTTGGTTTTGGTAGGGCAGCCAATGCATGAACGAAATATCCGGAGCTGAGTCCATGATCTCCATTATTTTAGATACATGGATACCACACACACAAGCTCTGGCTTTCATTATTCAATTCAGGTGGATAATGTTTAACATGGCaaggaatgaaaataataaaaaattagttcgTTGTGAAAGGGTTAAAACTTGCGTCTGGATTCTTAAATGGAATCTGGGGTGTCGTTGTTTTGTGTTGACTGGGTTATAATAATGAAAGATTAGGTGATTTGATCGTCCATTTTCAGGTACTTGagaatgttgaatgggataatttatgttaaaatattgagttgTTACTCTTATGATCTAACGTATTCAAATTGTGAGGTACAATACTTGTGGTACCATGGTTGAAATCTCAAGAATTTAGATATAGTACTCTAAGTGTACCGTACCTCATagtaggaaaaaaattgttaaattatcaaaaaaaattaataaaatcttatcatAAATGTATCTAGATTGTGGATTAGAATATTTTTGAAGCACCGTACTCGCAGTCTTAAACTTATACAATTTTCCTATAAAACTTAGATACAAaggaatgaataaaaaattatcagtcatatattcttaaattagattattataaaaaaaatactacaatgtTCTCAAGTTATATTATTCAtctccttttttaaatttacaatatacaTCATTCATCCACCAAATTATTAGTTTCTGTTAAAGTTGTGTTTGGATTGGTTGAgttcaaatgaaattttgcTGCATTGTGTCTGCAAGCACATTTAAAACATTCTCCAAATTGAGTCAACTTACTTACTTCTGGGATGCGATTTGTACATTCAACAACCCAAAATcctgttttgttttgtttttttgggtCTCTTCTTCAAATTCATTATTGTGAACACTAAAGATGCCTTCCTTTgaccaaataaaatatttgtatgttAAATGGTAAGTTTTTGGTTAGGTAGCATAATGACTGGTTTTACACTTCTGCAACAAAATGGATAATTTCAATCGCAACTTATATTTGAACAGGTTATTTGATTAAACAAACTAACAGTAAAGAGTCAATAAAGACTTTGCAAAAATGATTCAAAAAGCATACCGAAGAATGAAATGCTGACTTTTATAAAGCGATTGAAGCTCATTACAGTACAgttcaattatattataaacgTGATCGTGTTTAGCATAGCTTCTATTAGATTTGTAGCTTTTGTTCTGAAATCTGGTTCAGTATCAGAGTCCTTAATTtgatcaagaaattcaagtcCTATCCTGGAGATCAAAATCCTTAAGGATGGCAATTCCAGAAGGCAGAAACTAAGGAGGATGTTTACGATGTTAACATTTTAGCCTAGAGTTTAGCacagtaattttctttttttccccctgtGAATATATATGCTTATCGCAGGATTGGCAAGTTCAAGCTAAACACTGATAGCTAGAAGTTTCAGTGATTTTCAGTTTCAACCAGTATCATTCCGAATGTTGTTTGCCCACGTGTTTGATTTGGTTGCGGACAGAATTTGGCAATAGCATACTGCTCATATTGGTTTCTCACTGATATTCTAAAAATGGAGTTTGATCTAGTGCGAGCTTTCATTGAGGGAGGTCTTCTGTGGGGCACACAGCCCCCCAGTGAGAGATCACCATACAGTCACGCGCTAGATCAGATCTCTTCTGAAAATAATCGCCATGATGACGTGCACGCACAGGCAAGGTGAAAGAACTGCATGGCCATCACATGATATACAGCAGACTCAAATTTATACACATATCCCTCCAACAGCTTATTTGGAAGAACCAAGGCCAATAAAAACACCAAGAAATCCAATAGGGTAAGGATCAAATGCTGTAAGTGGGCTTTCTTCATCACCCAATTGAAAAATGTCAGCAAAGTTACACTTTTAAAAGGGGACGCGTTTCCTTATGTATGCAGGCACTTTGTGTAGATAGGATTATAGGAAAGTGAACATGTGAGGCCTTCATTTCCGccaaaacaaccaaacaaaaataagaaaaagaaataacttGTCCCTACGGCAAGGGCAAGAATCAACTTTAAGCTCAGCAATAATCGATAATCTGTTCTACACCTTTGCAATTTCTAAATTGTTCTTACCTTTTTCAGAggtaagaaaaagaagaggactttgcaaaatcaaatatgtTTTGCCCGGTCTAGTTAACCTAAACGTGGAGTAAAATTTGGCAATATGAGTTGATTCCTGTCTAAAAATTGGAACACACGTTGACATCGATATTCTTCACAACTATTTGTTAAgcaattatttaatgaattttgagGCACGGACTGGTATTTGATGTGTTAAAAAGCTGTACGACTCCAGCAAAAACAAGTCTAGAATCTGCTGCAGAACCAGTGtttttcagttatttccaGAAAGTAGATTCAGAATGAGGCTCCACGAACATGAATGTCAACCGTATAAAGTTACAACAGATAAAAGAAGctactctttaaaaaaaattgatgttaCTTCTAAGAACGACCATACAAagtttatctttttgtttcaaatgaAACTCTAGCATGAGTTAAGCCTTTTTCTTGCATTCTTCCCAGAGGATACATCTCAGCTACTCATCAGACATATTGTGAAGGTGTAAACAACAGAATACCATTCAGACAGAAAAGACACAACAATACCCATCACATGTTCATCCTTAAAAACGTCAACAATCAGAAACAAACACACCCCAAGGCTACAGCGACAGATTCAGACTAATAGCATGCGAGGAACTTTCAATTGTCTCCAAGTCATTCTGTTTGCATTCCTCTCTTTAACACTTTATCACTAAGACGTTACCCATATCAAGTCTACTGATGAAATTGGAGAATTGATGTCCTACTTTTGATTAACTTAAATACAAAGGTTTTACCATTTGTCTACTCTGAACTGTTTAGTAAAGCCTTCTAACTTCATCACTAAGACATTGCCCATATCAAGTCTACTTGAGCTTAGCTAAACAGTTCAGAGTAGAAAAAGGGTAAAGCCTTTGTATTTAAGTTAATCAAAAGTAGGACCTCAGTTCTCCAATTTCATTACTTTCCCCATTTCTCttgaaatcaaatgaaaattagtGAAAAAATTTAGAGAATGCAATCGTGCATAGTTTTACCAATGAGCAACAAATGAACCGAACACCAGTTTAACCAGACTTCTTTTGTAATGATATAGGCAATAACTTTAATCACAAATCAAGCTGCCCTGAAAACTCTCCCCATGTTGCTTAAACTATTTCATCCGTTTCTGACTATAACTGAGTATTGTTAAAGTGCCAACATTTAACCAGGAGAAACCACGAACTAACACACACAAGAGAAATAATTGCataaacaataacaaatttatcaaaatatgcTAATCCCATTCCCATTAATGACAATTAAACACAAATCCATAATTCAGTATcccaacaaaacaaataaactaTCCAAATCCATTAATATGAGGAAGAAACTAATAGATTTGTCCTAATCTTCCTTATATTCTCACCATAGCAATTCAACCCACACCCACACTGAGGACACTCTTCAAAATTAACAACAGGAAAGTCAGCACCAGTAATCCCAACAGAGAAATCAAGTGTATCGCCGTGTCTAGAGACCTCAACAATATCAACCCACATGAAGAAAAGCTTCACACTCACACCCTCTAAGCTCGAAAGCTTGCCTTTTGTGATGTATCCTTTAATGGTTGGCTCGTACTTGAGTTGATATGATCCTTCAAGAGAGAAACTGCAGGAGCCATTAAAGTAAGCAGAGAATTTACCTGTTGATGATTCAAGATCATAGCCAGTGACCCCTTTGGGGAGAATCCCAATGGGGAAGTTGAAGGATTTCAGAACTTCATAGGCTGTTGGTTCCTCGGCAAAAGACGGTGTTACTGtgattaaaagaattaaaaggcAGAGAATTTGTGGGAAAAAATTGAATCGTCCGGAgaaaaatgaatcaaaaaccatttttttctcctctGTATCTATGTTTGTCTCTTTTGTCTGGTAATTGCCTGTTTGATCTTTCTTTCCTTCTATATTTTGTATTGCAACACCGAATGGTAGTTGGAACTTGGAACGAACGGCTTGCTCTACATCTGCTGCTGTGTGGTTAATTCCGATTCGTGTGCGAGTAAATTGGACCGAGCTGGGCCTGCTGGGGCCAACGGGCTTTAAATGGgtatatataacaaaattggAATTCTGTGGCACCAATTGATATCCGTCGATGAGTCCACAGTCCAGGCGTAGtaagaatttaaaaagattatcCACGTAGAACGTTAAATTGTCATTCGAAGTTTTCTGATCGATCTCAACTTCTAAAAATCATTGTATTACGTTAGGATTTAACTTCTctcattaaattgaatttgagaaaAGTTAAAATCACGAGAAAATTCTAACCTTTTAAGACTGCAACTAGCAAAAAGCAACCGAAAGTTAACGTGTTTCATCACCATTGGGCGAACAGTATATATAAAACTGCACCTTCGTATTCGCTGCACTTGAAAGCAGAGAAAGCACAGCAAACACTTCATAAAAACAACAGAAACAAACACagagaaaaagcaaaaacaatgaAGGTCAAGAACAAAGCATTAGCCATTATGCTCTTCTTTGCTTTAGGTAAGATGGGTTCTTACTatatcttcttttgttttgctaAGAAACCCTCTCTCATTCTATTTGGTTTTGTTTCATGACTCTGTTTCATGCTCTGtctgtttattttattgttttgttttggttgAACTTTGCttaaactttcttttttttttttaaatcttgtaGAATTCTCGTTAGCATTAGCTGCCGTTGATGATACAACGAACTCGTTAGCATTAGCTGCGGTGCATGGTACAACGAACGCAGTGATTGGTATTGATATGGGGACTACATATTCTCGTGTGGGTCTATATAGAGACGGTCATGTGGAGATTATAGCGAACGATCAAGGGAACAGATTCACCCCATCATGGATTGCATTCACTGATACTGAGCGTCTGATTGGAGAAGCTGCAAAAAATCAAGCGGCTCTCGACCCAGAGCGTACCATCTTTGATGTTAACCGCCTCATTGGAAAAAGGTAAGTAACGCTCTCTGTTTTCTCTGTTCTGTTTGTCTGATTTTACGATAGTTGGGGTGTGTTTAGATGCGCGCTTTTGCTGCATCCAGATGTggatttaaagaataaaaaatgaactcGTGTTTCCATGTTAGCGCATGTTTATAACGGCTGTATAAAGCTGTTTTAAGTAATACTCTCGAAATGGTTCTCCTTCTCGAAAAGCACTTTTAACACACTTGTATTCGGCTTTGTGCTTTGGTTCGGTTATGATCCTGTAGGTTTGATGATGCTGAAGTGCAAAGAGACATAAAGTTCTTGCCTTATAAGATTGTGAACAAAGATGGCAAACCTTATATTCAAGTGAAAGTGAAAGGAGAGACTAAGGTATTTTGCCCCGAGGAGATCAGTGCTATGATACTGCAAAAGATGAAGGAGACAGCTGAGACATTCTTGgggatgaaaattaaaaatgctgTCCTTACCGTTCCGGGTATATATTCAATTTCtatatgaataatttaatattcttgTTCTCTTTGCAGAGTAGTTTTCAGGTCTGAGATGTTAAAGTGCATGAAAAGTctggaaaaattttaaaaccgtggggttttaaaggcttaaaaCTTAAAGCGCTTAAACCGCACGGTTTATGCATTTTCCCGGACGatcccgcactttaaaattccggATTGGAACATTTCTACTGTTTGCATATATTGTAGTCTAATATATGGGTGTCTTTTAGCTTATTGATGCACAAAAGCAGGCAACGAAGGATGCAGGCATCATAGCCGGGCTCAATGTGGCTCAGATAATCAATGAGCCTGCAGCTGCAGCTATTGCCCATGGTCTAGACAAGAAAGGGGGAGAGAAGAACATTTTGGTTTTTGATCTTGGTGGTGGTACATTTGATGTTAGTATCTTGACTCTTGATAATGGTATGTTTAAGGTTCTTGCCTCTAGTGGAGACACTCACCTGGGAGGAGAGGACTTTGATCATAGAGTCATGGACTATTTCATTAAGTTGATTAAGAAGAAGTACAGCAAAGATGTTAGGAAGGATAAAAAGGCTCTTGGGAAACTTCGAAAGGAATGTGAGAGGGCCAAGAGAGCTTTGAGTGGCCAGCAGCAAGCTAGAGTTGAGATTGAGTCACTTTTTGATGGTGTTGATTTCTCGGAGCCATTGACAAGAGCAAGATTTGAAGAGTTGAACCTGGATTTATTTAAGAAGGTTATGAGGCCAGTGAAGAAGGCATTGGAAGATACTGGATTGAAGAAAACTGATATTCATGAGATTGTACTTGTCGGAGGAAGTACTCAAATCCCTAGGATTCAGCAATTGTTGAAGAATTTCTTCGATGGGAAGGAGCCCAGCAAGGGTATCAATCCAGATGAAGCTATTGCACGGGGTGCAGCAGTTCAGGGTAGAATTCTTAACGGTGAATGGGGTGAAGGTACAGCATCCAGTACACAATTTCTGTATCAGTATccattgattaaaatatgtaaGTATACAGAATGCATGATGGGGTTGGGCTTTTTGTTTGTTACAGGCCATATTTTGCTGCTCCCTGCAACTCCCTTGAGTCTTGGTATTGAAACTGTGGGTGGTGTTATGACTGAGCTGATTCCCTTGAGGACTATTATGATCATGCCCACAAAGAAATCTCATGTTTTCACCACTTGCCAAGACCAG contains:
- the LOC102617838 gene encoding uncharacterized protein LOC102617838; translation: MVFDSFFSGRFNFFPQILCLLILLITVTPSFAEEPTAYEVLKSFNFPIGILPKGVTGYDLESSTGKFSAYFNGSCSFSLEGSYQLKYEPTIKGYITKGKLSSLEGVSVKLFFMWVDIVEVSRHGDTLDFSVGITGADFPVVNFEECPQCGCGLNCYGENIRKIRTNLLVSSSY
- the LOC102623924 gene encoding heat shock 70 kDa protein BIP3-like; this encodes MKVKNKALAIMLFFALEFSLALAAVDDTTNSLALAAVHGTTNAVIGIDMGTTYSRVGLYRDGHVEIIANDQGNRFTPSWIAFTDTERLIGEAAKNQAALDPERTIFDVNRLIGKRFDDAEVQRDIKFLPYKIVNKDGKPYIQVKVKGETKVFCPEEISAMILQKMKETAETFLGMKIKNAVLTVPGIYSDAQKQATKDAGIIAGLNVAQIINEPAAAAIAHGLDKKGGEKNILVFDLGGGTFDVSILTLDNGMFKVLASSGDTHLGGEDFDHRVMDYFIKLIKKKYSKDVRKDKKALGKLRKECERAKRALSGQQQARVEIESLFDGVDFSEPLTRARFEELNLDLFKKVMRPVKKALEDTGLKKTDIHEIVLVGGSTQIPRIQQLLKNFFDGKEPSKGINPDEAIARGAAVQGRILNGEWGEGHILLLPATPLSLGIETVGGVMTELIPLRTIMIMPTKKSHVFTTCQDQQSTVTIKVYEGERSLTKDCRELGIFDLSGIPPAPRGVPQIEVTFELDADGILHVAAEDKAAKNKHSITLTNMWQLSQEIDRMVKEAEEFAERERVEKKL